One window of Fusobacterium polymorphum genomic DNA carries:
- a CDS encoding ABC transporter substrate-binding protein codes for MKKIFSLVFFILFTVSSFAIKVENNQIIDDYGNKIEAKEYKKIIVTDPGVIEILFKIGGEKSIVAIGKTSKSKIYPYDKVDKLVSIGNISNLNLEKVVEYKPDLIVVSSMMLRNVDAVKKMGYNIIVSNASSLDGILDTISVTGVISGKKEEAEKLRKECLIKLERIEKENSKKTSKLKGAILFSTSPMIAFSEDSIPGDVLKHLGVINIAANVPGQRPILSPEYILKENPDFLAGAMSLDNPKQIIEASNVIPKTKAGKNNNIFILDSSVILRSSYRIFDEMEVLKEKLDKIEKK; via the coding sequence ATGAAAAAAATATTTAGTTTAGTCTTTTTTATTCTCTTTACAGTTTCTTCATTTGCTATAAAAGTTGAGAATAATCAAATTATAGATGATTATGGCAATAAAATTGAAGCCAAAGAATATAAAAAAATTATTGTAACTGATCCTGGAGTAATAGAAATACTATTTAAAATAGGTGGAGAAAAATCAATAGTTGCTATTGGTAAAACTTCAAAAAGTAAAATATATCCTTATGATAAAGTGGATAAATTAGTAAGTATTGGAAATATTTCTAATTTAAATTTAGAAAAAGTTGTAGAGTATAAGCCTGATTTAATTGTAGTTAGTTCTATGATGTTAAGGAATGTAGATGCAGTAAAAAAGATGGGTTATAATATTATAGTTTCTAATGCATCTAGTTTAGATGGAATTCTTGATACTATTTCAGTTACAGGAGTTATATCAGGAAAAAAAGAAGAAGCAGAAAAGTTAAGAAAAGAATGCTTAATTAAATTAGAAAGAATTGAAAAAGAAAACTCTAAAAAAACTTCTAAATTAAAAGGAGCAATTTTATTTTCAACTTCACCTATGATAGCTTTTTCAGAGGATTCGATACCTGGTGATGTTTTAAAACATTTAGGAGTTATTAATATAGCAGCAAATGTTCCTGGACAAAGACCTATATTATCACCTGAATATATTTTAAAAGAAAATCCTGATTTTCTAGCTGGTGCTATGAGTTTAGACAATCCTAAGCAAATTATTGAAGCATCTAATGTCATTCCTAAGACAAAAGCTGGAAAAAATAATAATATTTTTATTTTAGATTCATCAGTTATATTAAGAAGTTCATATAGAATATTTGATGAAATGGAAGTATTAAAAGAAAAATTAGATAAAATAGAGAAAAAATAA
- the mscL gene encoding large-conductance mechanosensitive channel protein MscL has protein sequence MKLFDEFKAFVMRGNVVDMAVGVIIGGAFGKIVTSLVNDIFMPIIGMILGNVNFSSLEIKLGEPVEGAEQAAIRYGMFIQEIVNFLIIALCIFMVIKVINKMQKKKEEAPAPAPEPTKEEVLLTEIRDALNKMADK, from the coding sequence ATGAAATTATTTGATGAATTTAAAGCATTTGTAATGCGTGGCAATGTGGTTGATATGGCAGTTGGGGTTATTATTGGAGGAGCTTTTGGAAAGATAGTTACAAGCTTAGTAAATGATATCTTTATGCCAATCATAGGAATGATATTAGGAAATGTTAATTTTTCTTCTTTGGAAATAAAGTTAGGAGAGCCAGTTGAAGGAGCTGAACAAGCAGCTATTAGATATGGAATGTTTATACAAGAAATTGTTAATTTTCTTATAATTGCACTTTGTATATTTATGGTTATAAAAGTAATAAATAAAATGCAAAAGAAAAAAGAAGAAGCTCCTGCACCTGCTCCAGAACCTACAAAAGAAGAAGTATTACTTACTGAAATTAGAGATGCTTTAAATAAAATGGCAGATAAATAA
- the mnmA gene encoding tRNA 2-thiouridine(34) synthase MnmA: protein MIETKNVAPEFKKYLEFDSNNSNIRIGVAMSGGVDSSTVAYLLKQQGYDIFGVTMKTFKDEDSDAKKVCDDLGIEHYVLDVRDEFKEKVMDYFVDEYMNGRTPNPCMVCNRHIKFGKMLDFILSKGANFMATGHYTKLKNGLLSVGDDSNKDQVYFLSQIEKDRLSKIIFPVGDLEKPKLREFAQQMGVRVYSKKDSQEICFVDDGKLKQFLIENTKGKAEKPGNIVDKNGNILGKHRGFSFYTIGQRKGLGISSEEPLYVLAFDRETNNIIVGENKDLFKDELTATRLNLFSVSSLDSLDNLECFAKTRSRDILHKCLLKKDGDNFQVKFIDNKVRAVTPGQGIVFYNIEGNVIAGGFIEK, encoded by the coding sequence ATGATAGAAACAAAAAATGTTGCACCTGAATTTAAGAAATATCTTGAATTTGATAGCAACAATAGTAATATTAGAATTGGTGTGGCTATGAGTGGAGGAGTTGACAGTTCAACTGTTGCTTATCTTTTAAAACAACAAGGTTATGATATTTTTGGAGTAACTATGAAAACTTTTAAAGATGAGGACTCTGATGCAAAAAAAGTCTGTGATGACTTAGGAATAGAACACTATGTTTTAGATGTAAGAGATGAATTTAAAGAAAAGGTTATGGACTACTTTGTTGATGAATATATGAATGGAAGAACTCCAAATCCTTGTATGGTGTGTAATAGACATATAAAATTTGGTAAGATGTTAGATTTTATTTTATCAAAAGGTGCTAACTTTATGGCAACTGGTCATTATACAAAGTTAAAAAATGGTTTATTGAGTGTAGGAGATGACTCTAATAAAGATCAAGTTTATTTCTTATCTCAAATTGAAAAAGACAGACTTAGTAAGATTATTTTTCCAGTTGGAGATTTAGAAAAACCTAAATTAAGAGAATTTGCTCAACAAATGGGTGTTAGAGTTTATTCTAAAAAAGACTCTCAAGAAATATGTTTTGTTGATGATGGAAAATTAAAACAGTTTTTAATAGAAAATACAAAAGGTAAAGCTGAAAAACCTGGAAATATTGTAGATAAAAATGGAAATATTTTAGGAAAACATAGAGGATTTTCATTCTATACAATAGGTCAAAGAAAAGGTTTAGGGATTTCTAGTGAAGAACCATTATATGTTTTAGCTTTTGATAGAGAAACAAACAATATTATTGTTGGAGAAAATAAAGATTTGTTTAAAGATGAGTTAACTGCAACAAGATTAAATCTTTTTTCAGTATCTTCTTTAGATAGTTTAGATAACTTAGAATGTTTTGCAAAAACTCGTTCAAGAGATATTTTACATAAATGTTTATTGAAAAAAGATGGAGATAATTTCCAAGTAAAGTTTATTGATAATAAAGTCAGAGCTGTCACACCTGGGCAAGGAATTGTATTTTACAATATTGAAGGAAATGTAATAGCAGGTGGCTTTATTGAAAAGTAA
- a CDS encoding LysE family translocator, with protein MDITILKGILTGFILSLPFGPVGVYCMELTIVEGRWKGYITALGMVTIDMVYSAVALLFLSSVKDYVIKYENCLSLFIGIFLMIVSSKKLLRKIELKELNVDFKSMLQNYLTGIGFAIVNISSILVIATVFAFFRILDEATTLTSIETVVGVGLGGSSLWFFTTYIISHFRNLFGKEKLIKIIKIANGVIFILALFVTIYSIRQIIIN; from the coding sequence TTGGATATTACAATTTTAAAAGGGATACTGACAGGGTTTATTTTATCTTTGCCCTTTGGACCAGTAGGGGTTTATTGTATGGAGCTCACCATTGTTGAGGGAAGATGGAAAGGCTACATAACAGCATTGGGAATGGTTACCATTGATATGGTCTATTCAGCAGTTGCTTTACTATTTCTCTCAAGTGTTAAAGATTATGTTATAAAATATGAGAATTGTTTATCTCTTTTTATAGGAATATTTTTGATGATAGTTTCTTCAAAGAAACTTTTAAGGAAAATTGAATTAAAAGAATTAAATGTTGATTTTAAAAGTATGTTACAAAATTATTTAACAGGAATTGGATTTGCTATAGTAAATATTTCTAGTATTTTAGTCATAGCTACAGTGTTTGCTTTTTTTAGAATTTTAGATGAAGCAACTACTTTAACTTCTATTGAAACAGTAGTAGGAGTTGGACTTGGAGGCTCAAGTTTATGGTTTTTTACAACATATATAATTTCACATTTTAGAAATCTTTTTGGAAAGGAAAAACTTATAAAAATAATAAAAATAGCAAATGGAGTTATTTTTATATTAGCATTATTTGTTACTATATATAGTATAAGACAAATAATAATAAATTAA
- a CDS encoding ArsR family transcriptional regulator, producing MTELEIKIIKFLLSSAVYSENAIMKNLGIDKSILDKSFKILEENGYLESYEEFMKRESLNEEGDCCKTKKDRACSSCSSSSCSSHSCSSGSNCCDSNIFSDMTDFSKIKVITMKAVDNFS from the coding sequence TTGACAGAATTAGAAATAAAAATTATTAAATTTCTATTATCCTCTGCTGTATATAGTGAAAATGCTATAATGAAAAATTTAGGTATAGATAAAAGCATTTTGGACAAAAGTTTTAAAATTTTAGAAGAAAATGGTTACCTTGAAAGTTATGAAGAATTTATGAAAAGAGAAAGTTTAAATGAAGAAGGAGATTGTTGTAAAACAAAAAAAGATAGAGCTTGCTCAAGTTGTTCTTCATCTTCTTGTAGCTCTCATTCTTGTTCTTCTGGTTCAAACTGTTGTGACAGCAATATTTTTAGTGATATGACAGATTTTTCAAAAATTAAAGTTATAACGATGAAAGCAGTGGATAATTTTTCTTAG
- a CDS encoding type III pantothenate kinase, with amino-acid sequence MIIGIDIGNTHIVTGVYDGEGKLISTFRIATNDKMTEDEYFSYFNNITKYNNISIEKVDDILVSSVVPNIIITFQFFARKYFKVEAIVVDLEKKIPFTFAKGINYTGFGADRIIDITEAMQKYPDKNLVIFDFGTATTYDVLKKGVYIGGGILPGIDMSINALYGNTAKLPRVKFTTPSSVLGTDTMKQIQAAIFFGYAGQIKHIIKKINEELNEEIFVLATGGLGKILSAEIDEIDEYDPNLSLNGLYTLYKLNK; translated from the coding sequence ATGATTATTGGTATTGATATTGGTAATACACACATAGTTACAGGAGTTTATGATGGTGAGGGAAAATTAATTTCAACATTTAGAATAGCTACAAATGATAAAATGACAGAGGATGAATATTTTTCATATTTTAATAATATTACAAAATATAATAATATTTCTATTGAAAAAGTAGATGATATTTTAGTTTCATCTGTTGTACCAAATATTATAATAACTTTTCAATTTTTTGCTAGAAAATATTTTAAGGTTGAAGCCATAGTGGTTGATTTAGAAAAGAAAATTCCTTTTACTTTTGCAAAAGGAATAAATTATACAGGTTTTGGTGCAGATAGAATAATTGATATAACAGAAGCAATGCAAAAATATCCTGATAAAAATTTGGTAATTTTTGATTTTGGAACTGCAACTACTTATGATGTATTAAAAAAGGGAGTGTATATTGGTGGAGGAATACTTCCAGGAATAGATATGTCTATTAATGCTTTATATGGGAATACGGCAAAACTTCCAAGAGTAAAATTCACAACTCCTAGTAGTGTATTAGGTACTGATACAATGAAACAAATCCAAGCAGCAATATTTTTTGGATATGCTGGACAAATAAAACATATAATTAAAAAAATTAATGAGGAACTAAATGAAGAAATTTTTGTATTGGCAACTGGTGGATTAGGTAAAATATTATCAGCTGAAATAGATGAAATAGATGAATATGATCCTAATTTAAGTTTAAATGGACTTTATACATTATATAAATTGAATAAATAA
- a CDS encoding nucleoside triphosphate pyrophosphatase produces MILASNSQRRQEILKDAGFNFKVITSNIEETSDKKIITEKILDIAEKKMEQIAKNNVNEFILAADTVVELDKNIFGKPKDREEAFKFLKLLSGKIHRVITAYVFKNISKNILIREVVISEVKFFDLDDETINWYLDTGEPFDKAGAYGIQGYGRVLVEKIDGDYYSIMGFPISNFLKNLRKIGYKISQIDKI; encoded by the coding sequence ATGATTTTAGCTTCAAATTCACAAAGAAGACAGGAAATTTTAAAAGATGCAGGTTTTAATTTCAAAGTTATAACATCAAATATTGAAGAAACAAGTGATAAAAAAATTATTACTGAAAAAATATTAGATATAGCTGAAAAAAAAATGGAACAAATTGCAAAAAATAATGTAAATGAATTTATTTTAGCAGCAGATACTGTTGTTGAATTAGATAAAAATATTTTTGGAAAACCTAAGGATAGAGAAGAAGCCTTTAAATTTTTAAAGCTTTTATCTGGTAAAATACATAGAGTTATAACTGCTTATGTATTTAAAAATATTTCTAAAAATATTTTAATAAGAGAAGTTGTTATAAGTGAAGTCAAATTTTTTGACTTAGATGATGAAACAATAAACTGGTATTTAGATACTGGTGAGCCTTTTGATAAAGCTGGAGCTTATGGTATTCAAGGCTATGGAAGAGTACTTGTTGAAAAAATAGATGGGGATTATTATTCTATAATGGGTTTCCCTATTTCAAATTTTTTAAAAAATTTAAGAAAAATTGGTTATAAAATAAGTCAAATAGATAAAATTTAA
- a CDS encoding rod shape-determining protein: MKKFMGKILGIFSDDLGIDLGTSNTLICMKNKGIILREPSVVAISTKTKEIFEVGEKAKHMIGRTPSTYETIRPLRNGVIADYEVTEKMLRCFYKRIKSGTFLNKPRVIICVPAGITQVEKRAVMEVTREAGAREAYLIEEPMAAAIGVGINIFEPEGSMVVDIGGGTSELAVVSLGGVVKKSSFRVAGDRFDTAIVDYVRQKHNLLIGEKSAEDIKIKIGTVSPEEEEMEIEVSGKYVLNGLPKDITLTSSELIDTLSALVQEIIEEIRVVFEKTPPELAADIKKRGIYISGGGALLRGIDKKIAAGLNLKVTISEDPLNAVINGIGVLLNNFSLYSKVLVSTETEY, encoded by the coding sequence ATGAAAAAGTTTATGGGCAAAATTTTAGGAATATTTTCAGATGATTTGGGTATAGATTTAGGAACATCTAATACATTAATCTGTATGAAAAATAAAGGTATTATTCTAAGAGAACCTTCTGTTGTTGCAATTTCTACTAAAACAAAAGAAATTTTTGAAGTTGGTGAAAAAGCAAAACATATGATAGGAAGAACTCCTTCTACTTATGAAACTATAAGACCTTTAAGAAATGGAGTTATTGCTGATTATGAAGTTACAGAAAAAATGTTAAGATGTTTTTATAAGAGAATTAAATCTGGAACATTTTTAAATAAACCTAGAGTAATTATCTGTGTACCTGCTGGAATAACTCAAGTTGAAAAAAGAGCAGTTATGGAGGTTACAAGAGAAGCTGGAGCAAGAGAAGCATATTTAATTGAAGAACCTATGGCAGCAGCAATAGGTGTAGGAATAAATATTTTTGAACCAGAAGGAAGTATGGTTGTTGATATTGGTGGAGGAACATCAGAATTAGCTGTTGTTTCTTTAGGTGGAGTTGTAAAAAAATCTTCTTTTAGAGTAGCTGGAGATAGATTTGATACTGCTATTGTAGACTATGTAAGACAAAAACATAATTTATTAATTGGTGAAAAATCAGCTGAGGATATAAAAATTAAAATAGGTACTGTTAGTCCAGAAGAAGAAGAAATGGAAATAGAAGTTAGTGGTAAATATGTTTTAAATGGTCTACCAAAAGATATTACTTTAACATCATCTGAATTAATAGATACTTTATCTGCATTAGTTCAAGAAATTATTGAAGAAATAAGAGTAGTTTTTGAAAAAACTCCTCCTGAATTAGCTGCTGATATTAAGAAAAGAGGTATATATATAAGTGGTGGTGGAGCATTACTTAGAGGAATAGATAAAAAAATTGCTGCTGGTTTAAATTTAAAAGTTACTATATCAGAAGACCCTTTAAATGCTGTTATTAATGGCATAGGTGTATTATTAAATAACTTCTCATTATATAGTAAAGTTCTTGTTTCAACAGAAACAGAATACTAA
- the scpB gene encoding SMC-Scp complex subunit ScpB: MSIKNQVEAIIFLGGDENKIKDLAKFFKISIEDMLKILLELKDDRKDTGINLEVDSEIVYLSTNPLYGEVINNYFEQETKPKKLSSASIETLSIIAYKQPVTKSEIESIRGVSVDRIISNLEERKFVRNCGKQESGRKANLYEVTDRFLSYLGIKNITELPDYDLLKEKIKSMENMTTNED; encoded by the coding sequence ATGAGTATAAAAAATCAGGTTGAAGCTATCATTTTTTTAGGTGGAGATGAAAATAAAATAAAAGATTTAGCTAAATTTTTTAAAATTTCTATTGAAGATATGTTAAAAATTCTTTTAGAATTGAAAGATGATAGAAAAGACACTGGTATAAATCTTGAAGTTGATTCAGAAATAGTTTATTTATCAACTAATCCACTATATGGTGAAGTTATTAATAATTATTTTGAACAAGAAACTAAACCTAAAAAATTGTCATCTGCTTCAATAGAAACTTTATCCATAATAGCATATAAACAACCTGTTACAAAATCAGAAATTGAAAGTATTAGAGGAGTTTCTGTTGATAGAATTATTTCTAACTTAGAAGAAAGAAAGTTTGTTAGGAATTGTGGTAAGCAAGAAAGTGGAAGAAAAGCTAACTTGTATGAAGTAACTGATAGATTTTTATCATATTTAGGTATAAAAAATATAACAGAATTACCTGATTATGATTTATTAAAAGAAAAAATTAAAAGTATGGAGAATATGACTACTAATGAGGATTAA
- a CDS encoding pseudouridine synthase, protein MRINKFLSTLGIASRRAIDKYIEEGRITVNGNTATTGMDINENDNIFIDGKKIKTSINEEKVYFMLNKPLEVLSSSSDDRGRKTVVDLIKTDKRIFPIGRLDYMTSGLILLTNDGELFNRVVHPKSEIYKKYYIKILGELKKEEIDELKKGVLLDDGKTLPAKISGIKYDKNKTSMFISIREGRNRQIRRMIEKFEYKVLMLRREKIGELALGDLPEGKYRELTKQEVEYLYSI, encoded by the coding sequence ATGAGGATTAATAAATTTTTATCTACTCTTGGCATTGCTTCAAGAAGAGCTATTGATAAATATATTGAAGAAGGTAGAATTACTGTAAATGGTAATACAGCAACAACTGGAATGGATATAAATGAAAATGATAATATTTTTATAGATGGTAAAAAAATTAAAACTAGTATAAATGAAGAAAAAGTTTATTTTATGTTAAATAAGCCATTAGAAGTATTATCTTCTTCTAGTGATGATAGAGGTAGAAAAACAGTAGTTGATTTAATTAAAACTGATAAAAGAATTTTTCCTATTGGACGACTTGACTATATGACAAGTGGTTTAATTTTACTTACAAATGATGGTGAATTATTTAATAGAGTAGTTCATCCAAAATCAGAAATTTATAAGAAATACTATATAAAAATTCTAGGTGAATTAAAAAAAGAGGAAATTGATGAATTAAAAAAAGGGGTTTTATTAGATGATGGTAAAACACTACCAGCTAAAATATCTGGAATAAAATATGATAAAAATAAAACTTCTATGTTTATTTCAATAAGAGAAGGTAGAAATAGACAAATTAGAAGAATGATAGAGAAATTTGAATATAAAGTTTTAATGTTAAGAAGAGAAAAAATTGGTGAATTAGCTTTAGGTGATTTACCAGAGGGTAAATATAGAGAATTAACAAAACAAGAAGTGGAATACTTATATTCAATTTAG
- the gatC gene encoding Asp-tRNA(Asn)/Glu-tRNA(Gln) amidotransferase subunit GatC has protein sequence MALTKEEVLKIAKLSKLSFEDKEIEKFQVELNDILKYIDMLNEVDTSKVEPLVYINESVNNFREKEEKPSLEIEKVLFNAPESAENAIVVPKVIGE, from the coding sequence ATGGCACTTACAAAAGAAGAAGTTCTAAAAATTGCAAAATTATCAAAGTTATCATTTGAAGATAAAGAAATAGAAAAATTTCAGGTTGAATTAAATGATATTCTAAAATATATTGATATGTTAAATGAAGTTGATACATCAAAAGTTGAACCCTTAGTTTACATAAATGAATCTGTCAATAATTTTAGAGAAAAAGAAGAAAAACCATCATTAGAAATAGAAAAAGTTCTATTTAATGCACCTGAAAGTGCTGAAAATGCAATAGTAGTTCCAAAAGTCATTGGAGAGTAG